Proteins from a single region of Bdellovibrio bacteriovorus HD100:
- a CDS encoding NfeD family protein yields the protein METWIMWFVLAGLVLGLELLTGTFYLVVISIGMAAAGISALLGANVSLQAIIAAVIWVVCTLILRKSRFGKPRHVQSESDPNVNIDIGQTIKVDAWSSENTARATYRGAMWDVELISGEASAGTFVIREVRGNRLFVAKP from the coding sequence ATGGAAACATGGATCATGTGGTTTGTCTTAGCTGGTTTAGTGCTGGGACTAGAGCTTCTCACTGGCACTTTCTACTTGGTGGTCATCTCAATTGGGATGGCTGCGGCGGGCATCTCCGCCCTACTGGGGGCTAACGTTAGCTTGCAAGCTATCATTGCCGCAGTCATATGGGTGGTTTGCACCCTAATTCTGCGGAAGTCTCGCTTTGGAAAACCTCGTCATGTGCAAAGTGAATCTGATCCCAACGTCAATATCGACATCGGGCAAACAATCAAAGTGGATGCCTGGAGTTCAGAAAACACAGCTCGAGCAACGTATCGTGGCGCCATGTGGGACGTTGAGCTGATCAGCGGAGAAGCTTCCGCTGGCACCTTCGTCATTCGTGAAGTTCGTGGTAATCGACTTTTTGTAGCAAAACCTTAA
- a CDS encoding SPFH domain-containing protein: MDLQFFTLISVVILVVAVIFVLKTVYVVPQQHAWIVERLGKYHTTMGPGLHIVVPFIDRVGYKHELKEIPLDVPPQVCITKDNTQLQVDGILYFQVTDPMRASYGSSNYIAAITQLAQTTLRSVIGKMELDKTFEERDHINTTIVNAIDESAANWGVKVLRYEIKDLTPPKEILHAMQAQITAEREKRALIAASEGRKQEQINLASGEREAAIAKSEGEKQASINRAEGQAAAILAIAEASAEALRKTAAAIREPGGADAVSLKVAEQYVNAFGELAATNNSIIVPANLSDMSGLIASAMQIVKTQK; the protein is encoded by the coding sequence ATGGACCTGCAGTTCTTTACTCTAATTTCAGTTGTGATTCTTGTGGTAGCCGTAATCTTTGTACTTAAGACCGTTTACGTCGTCCCTCAGCAACATGCTTGGATCGTCGAACGCCTCGGCAAATACCATACGACGATGGGGCCAGGGTTGCATATCGTTGTCCCCTTCATTGACCGAGTTGGATATAAGCATGAGCTGAAGGAGATTCCTTTAGATGTACCTCCTCAAGTTTGCATTACCAAAGACAACACCCAATTGCAGGTTGATGGTATTCTATACTTCCAGGTGACCGATCCAATGCGCGCTTCATATGGTTCTTCAAACTATATTGCCGCGATCACGCAGCTTGCACAGACCACTTTGCGTTCTGTGATTGGTAAAATGGAGCTGGATAAGACCTTCGAAGAACGTGATCACATCAATACGACAATCGTGAACGCAATTGACGAATCCGCCGCCAACTGGGGCGTCAAGGTTCTGCGCTATGAAATCAAAGATTTAACGCCACCAAAAGAAATTCTTCATGCGATGCAGGCCCAAATCACGGCCGAGCGTGAAAAGCGCGCCCTGATTGCGGCGTCTGAAGGTCGCAAGCAAGAACAGATCAATCTTGCTTCGGGTGAAAGAGAAGCCGCCATTGCTAAGTCTGAAGGTGAAAAACAGGCCTCAATCAATAGAGCCGAAGGTCAGGCGGCTGCGATCCTAGCAATTGCGGAAGCCAGCGCTGAGGCCCTAAGAAAGACGGCCGCGGCAATCCGAGAGCCTGGTGGTGCGGATGCGGTTAGTTTGAAGGTGGCTGAGCAGTATGTGAATGCATTTGGTGAGTTGGCTGCTACCAACAACTCAATTATCGTTCCGGCGAATTTGAGTGATATGAGTGGGTTGATTGCTAGCGCGATGCAGATTGTGAAAACGCAAAAATAA